In Zunongwangia profunda SM-A87, the following proteins share a genomic window:
- a CDS encoding LOG family protein, which translates to MIPKQGGKTWNEIKTNDSWAIFKIMGEFVSGYEKLSQIGPCVSIFGSARTKPDMKYYKLTEEVAKKIVDHGYGIITGGGPGIMEAGNKGAHLAGGTSVGLNIELPFEQHDNPYIDNDKSLDFDYFFVRKVMFVKYSQGFVVMPGGFGTLDELFEAITLIQTHKIDKFPIILVGSEFWSGLVDWIKTTLLDTFKNISTPDMDLVQVVDTPEEVIEILDKFYEEYNLSPNF; encoded by the coding sequence ATGATACCGAAACAAGGAGGAAAAACCTGGAACGAGATAAAAACAAACGATAGCTGGGCGATCTTTAAGATCATGGGCGAATTTGTAAGTGGTTACGAAAAACTGAGTCAGATTGGACCTTGTGTGTCCATATTTGGTTCTGCCCGTACCAAACCCGATATGAAATACTACAAACTCACCGAGGAGGTTGCCAAAAAAATAGTAGATCACGGTTATGGAATCATCACCGGTGGTGGTCCGGGAATTATGGAAGCTGGTAATAAAGGTGCCCATTTAGCCGGAGGAACATCTGTAGGCCTTAATATTGAACTACCTTTTGAGCAGCATGACAACCCATATATCGATAATGATAAAAGTTTAGACTTCGACTACTTTTTTGTTCGTAAAGTGATGTTTGTAAAATATTCACAGGGATTTGTAGTAATGCCCGGGGGATTTGGAACTTTAGACGAATTGTTTGAGGCTATCACACTTATACAGACCCATAAAATCGATAAATTTCCAATTATACTGGTAGGAAGCGAGTTTTGGAGTGGTTTGGTAGACTGGATAAAAACCACGTTATTAGATACTTTTAAAAATATTAGTACCCCAGATATGGATCTTGTGCAGGTGGTCGATACCCCTGAAGAAGTTATCGAGATTCTGGATAAATTTTACGAGGAATATAATCTTAGTCCTAATTTCTAA
- the uvrA gene encoding excinuclease ABC subunit UvrA translates to MTKTEEKIEVLGARVHNLKNIDVEIPREKLVVITGLSGSGKSSLAFDTIYAEGQRRYIETFSAYARQFLGGLERPDVDKIEGLSPVIAIEQKTTSKNPRSTVGTITEIYDFLRLLFARAGEAYSYNTGEKMVSYTDTQIKDLIIEHYKDKRVSVLAPVIRSRKGHYRELFENIAKQGFVKVRTNGEIRDIVKGMKLDRYKTHDIEIVIDRLKIDDNTDAQKRLDESIKTAMYHGDDVLMIMEQETGEVRFFSRNLMCPTTGISYPNPEPNTFSFNSPKGACPSCSGIGTLYKVNEDRIIPDKTKSIKNGGLAPHGPQKKNWVFSQLQLIAERFDFSLTDPIEKIPQEAMNMIMNGGKEKFSKESKTIGITREYKIDFEGVATFIEETYKNNDSSSLRRWAKEYMDKIECPTCSGTRLKKESLYFKIDNKNIAELANLDISDLVALFEDLEDRLSEKQKKIGTEVVKEIRTRLQFLEDVGLTYLNLNRSSKSLSGGEAQRIRLATQIGSQLVGVLYILDEPSIGLHQRDNEKLINSLESLRDIGNSVIVVEHDKDMIERADHVIDIGPKAGKHGGEIISQGPPSEMQKNRTLTADYLSGKREIAVPKERRKGNGKKIKLTGATGNNLKNVSVEFPLGKMIAVTGVSGSGKSTLINETLYPIMNAHYFNGVKEPKPYKKIKGLEHIDKVIDINQSPIGRTPRSNPATYTGVFSEIRSLFAKTPEALIRGYKPGRFSFNVKGGRCETCKGGGLRVIEMNFLPDVYVECETCHGKRFNRETLEIRYKGKSIADVLEMTIDEATDFFEPIPKIYRKLYTIKNVGLGYITLGQQSTTLSGGEAQRIKLATELSKRDTGNTFYILDEPTTGLHFEDIRVLMEVLNKLTNKGNTVLIIEHNLDVIKMADHIIDIGPEGGKGGGEVIITGTPEEVAKNKKSHTARFLKKELK, encoded by the coding sequence ATTCCTCGCGAGAAATTAGTCGTGATTACAGGACTTTCGGGTTCCGGAAAATCTTCTCTAGCTTTTGATACGATTTATGCTGAAGGCCAACGCCGATATATTGAAACATTTTCTGCCTACGCACGCCAATTTCTTGGGGGTTTAGAGCGCCCCGATGTTGATAAAATTGAAGGGCTTTCCCCGGTAATTGCGATCGAGCAAAAAACCACCAGTAAGAATCCGCGTAGTACCGTGGGAACCATTACTGAAATTTACGATTTTTTAAGGCTACTTTTTGCCCGAGCCGGTGAAGCCTATAGTTACAATACCGGTGAGAAAATGGTAAGTTATACCGATACTCAGATTAAGGATTTGATTATCGAACATTATAAGGACAAACGTGTAAGTGTTTTGGCTCCCGTGATTCGTTCCAGAAAAGGACATTACCGCGAACTATTCGAAAATATCGCCAAACAGGGTTTTGTAAAAGTAAGAACCAACGGTGAAATTCGGGATATTGTAAAAGGGATGAAGCTGGATCGATACAAAACGCATGATATTGAAATTGTAATCGATCGACTAAAAATCGACGATAATACCGATGCGCAAAAACGTCTGGACGAAAGCATAAAAACAGCCATGTATCATGGTGATGATGTGCTAATGATCATGGAACAGGAAACTGGCGAGGTACGGTTTTTTAGTAGAAATTTAATGTGTCCTACTACCGGAATTTCTTATCCAAATCCAGAACCAAATACCTTTTCATTTAATTCACCAAAAGGAGCCTGCCCCAGCTGTAGTGGGATTGGAACGCTTTATAAGGTGAATGAAGACCGGATTATTCCTGATAAAACAAAATCGATCAAAAATGGAGGCTTAGCTCCGCATGGCCCGCAAAAAAAGAACTGGGTTTTCTCCCAACTTCAGCTTATTGCAGAACGTTTTGATTTTAGCCTCACCGATCCTATCGAAAAAATTCCACAGGAAGCCATGAATATGATCATGAATGGTGGGAAAGAGAAATTCAGCAAAGAATCGAAAACCATAGGGATCACCCGGGAATATAAAATCGATTTTGAAGGTGTTGCTACATTTATTGAAGAAACCTATAAGAATAACGATTCTTCTTCTTTACGCCGCTGGGCTAAAGAATACATGGATAAGATCGAATGTCCTACCTGTAGCGGTACCCGATTAAAAAAAGAATCACTATATTTTAAAATCGATAATAAAAATATTGCCGAATTAGCGAATCTTGATATTAGTGATTTAGTGGCGCTTTTTGAAGATCTGGAAGACCGACTCTCAGAAAAACAAAAGAAAATCGGTACTGAAGTGGTAAAGGAAATTAGGACCCGACTCCAATTCCTGGAAGATGTTGGACTTACCTATTTAAACCTTAACCGCAGCTCAAAAAGTTTATCGGGTGGTGAAGCACAACGTATAAGATTAGCCACGCAAATAGGTTCTCAACTGGTTGGTGTACTTTATATCTTAGATGAACCAAGTATTGGTCTTCACCAACGTGATAACGAAAAACTGATTAATTCACTGGAGTCTTTGCGGGATATCGGAAATTCAGTTATTGTTGTTGAGCACGACAAGGATATGATCGAGCGTGCCGATCATGTGATCGATATTGGTCCAAAAGCCGGAAAACATGGTGGTGAAATTATTAGCCAGGGTCCACCTTCAGAAATGCAAAAAAACAGGACGCTTACCGCCGATTATTTAAGCGGGAAGCGAGAAATTGCCGTTCCGAAAGAAAGAAGAAAAGGTAACGGGAAAAAGATAAAATTAACAGGAGCTACGGGGAATAACCTTAAGAATGTTTCGGTTGAATTCCCTTTGGGGAAAATGATTGCGGTAACCGGTGTTTCAGGAAGTGGAAAATCCACCTTGATCAACGAAACGCTTTACCCGATTATGAATGCACATTATTTTAATGGCGTTAAAGAGCCTAAGCCTTACAAAAAAATTAAAGGTTTGGAGCATATCGATAAAGTAATCGACATCAACCAGTCTCCTATTGGGCGAACACCAAGAAGTAACCCTGCGACTTATACCGGTGTTTTTTCTGAAATTAGAAGCCTTTTTGCCAAAACTCCTGAAGCCTTAATTAGAGGATATAAACCGGGAAGATTTAGTTTTAATGTAAAAGGCGGACGTTGTGAAACCTGTAAAGGTGGTGGACTGCGGGTAATCGAAATGAATTTCCTGCCCGATGTCTATGTAGAATGTGAAACCTGCCACGGGAAAAGATTTAACCGCGAAACTTTAGAAATCCGGTATAAAGGAAAATCGATTGCCGATGTATTAGAAATGACCATTGATGAAGCTACAGATTTCTTTGAACCTATCCCGAAAATCTATAGAAAACTGTATACGATTAAAAATGTTGGTTTAGGCTATATTACCCTGGGACAGCAAAGTACTACCTTATCTGGTGGCGAAGCACAGCGAATTAAATTAGCAACCGAGTTATCTAAACGTGATACTGGTAATACATTTTATATTTTAGACGAACCCACAACCGGACTTCATTTTGAAGACATACGAGTTTTAATGGAAGTCCTTAATAAATTAACCAATAAAGGGAATACGGTTTTAATTATCGAACATAATCTGGATGTCATTAAAATGGCAGATCATATTATCGATATTGGCCCTGAAGGAGGTAAAGGCGGCGGCGAAGTCATCATCACCGGCACACCTGAAGAAGTAGCCAAGAATAAAAAAAGCCATACGGCAAGATTCCTTAAAAAAGAATTGAAATAA
- a CDS encoding gluzincin family metallopeptidase, with protein MKTFFVFFFCCFLNIYAVIAQHQILINAKLNKEERIIYIKQQLTYVNKSNEPLKELYLNDWANAFKNKNTPLAQRFGEEYIRKFHFSKPEEKGFTSINQIKQGKNQLAWIRPQNHPDIVRVQLSKTLAPGEKVHLTFDYSVKVPSDKFTRFGVSGEGNYKLKFWYLTPAVFDGAWKLYSHKDIGEQYTPPANLDIQLDVPAEFYPSTALDIFHNYAAGNRRHIRLTGENRVESELLLTQTYQPETLEVGMHQLVTNLNDDGLQPEIKDLILTRILDFLQERLGEYPHQKLLITKEEYLKNPVYGLNQLPDFIRPFPDGFHYDIQQLKTIINNFLNNSLLLDPRQEQWVHDAIAISLMIDYVDRYYPKMKLVGSLSKIIGLRWFHAADLEFNDQYQFLYMNMARLNIDQPLGSNKDSLLKFNVNIANPYKAGLGIKYLEDYLGSEAVKKSISEFYSENKLKLGTEKEFAAVLQKNANKNIDWFFNDYVNTSKKIDFKITKLKKRKDSLQVTIKNKRNNNMPVSLYGIKDDKIVYKIWVDSIDKEKQITIPRNDAERIALNYEQIIPEYNQRNNFRGVSKLFNKPIQFRLLEDIEDPKYAQIFFTPEFDYNLYDGIAIGPKMYNTTFLAKDFSFKISPKYGFNSNTVVGSANIDYTWRYHNRDLRTIRLGIGGNRFSYAYDLFYHRYTPYLNFVFRPQNLRNNERQSLSIRNINVNRDKNPFDQNQTAPNYNVFNVRYGFSNSYLVDHTSAVIDYQLAENFSKVSLTLQYRKLFKNNRQINLRFYGGTFIYSDLPKNSNYFSFALDRPTDYLFDYNYYGRSEGDGLFSQQIIMAEGGFKSQVMPEYANQWITTVNASTNIWKWIFAYGDAGIVKNSGENSKFLYDSGIRVALVEDYFEVFFPVYSNLGWEIAQPNYDQKIRFIVSLDINTLIRLFTRRWY; from the coding sequence TTGAAAACCTTTTTTGTATTTTTCTTTTGTTGCTTTTTAAACATCTATGCTGTCATAGCTCAGCATCAAATTTTAATAAATGCGAAGCTAAATAAAGAAGAAAGAATAATTTATATAAAACAACAGCTTACCTATGTAAATAAGAGCAATGAGCCTCTAAAGGAACTTTATTTAAACGATTGGGCTAATGCCTTTAAAAATAAGAACACTCCCCTGGCCCAGCGTTTTGGGGAGGAATACATTCGTAAATTCCATTTCTCTAAACCTGAAGAGAAAGGATTCACCAGTATCAACCAAATAAAGCAGGGTAAAAATCAGCTCGCCTGGATACGACCGCAAAATCATCCTGATATTGTTAGGGTCCAGCTAAGTAAAACCCTGGCACCTGGCGAAAAAGTTCACCTAACATTTGATTATAGTGTAAAAGTTCCCAGTGATAAATTTACCCGATTTGGGGTTAGCGGTGAAGGAAATTATAAGCTAAAATTCTGGTACCTCACCCCTGCGGTATTTGATGGCGCGTGGAAATTATACAGTCATAAAGATATAGGAGAACAATACACACCTCCCGCAAATTTAGATATTCAGCTTGATGTACCAGCAGAATTTTATCCTTCTACGGCCTTGGATATTTTTCACAATTATGCAGCTGGAAATCGTAGGCATATTCGATTAACCGGAGAAAACCGTGTAGAATCTGAATTATTGCTTACACAAACTTATCAGCCTGAAACTTTAGAAGTTGGCATGCATCAGCTTGTTACAAATCTTAATGATGATGGTTTACAACCCGAGATTAAAGATTTAATCCTTACTCGTATTCTTGATTTTCTTCAGGAACGACTAGGAGAATATCCGCATCAAAAATTATTGATTACAAAAGAAGAATATTTAAAAAATCCGGTTTATGGTCTTAACCAGTTACCCGATTTTATACGGCCGTTCCCAGATGGGTTTCATTACGATATTCAGCAATTAAAAACAATTATCAATAATTTTTTAAACAATAGTTTACTACTGGATCCCAGACAAGAGCAGTGGGTTCATGATGCTATCGCTATTTCTTTGATGATCGATTATGTAGATCGTTATTATCCAAAAATGAAACTTGTTGGCAGCCTTAGTAAAATTATTGGATTACGATGGTTTCATGCTGCCGATTTAGAATTTAACGATCAGTACCAGTTCCTGTATATGAACATGGCCAGGCTAAATATCGATCAGCCATTGGGCAGCAATAAAGATTCCCTTTTAAAATTTAATGTAAATATCGCCAATCCTTATAAAGCAGGTTTAGGAATCAAATATCTTGAAGATTATCTAGGTAGTGAAGCGGTTAAAAAATCCATTTCAGAGTTTTATTCAGAAAATAAATTAAAGCTTGGTACTGAAAAAGAATTTGCCGCGGTTTTGCAAAAAAACGCTAATAAAAATATTGACTGGTTTTTTAATGATTATGTGAATACCAGTAAGAAAATTGATTTTAAAATCACGAAACTTAAAAAGCGTAAAGATTCACTTCAAGTTACCATTAAAAATAAGAGAAATAACAACATGCCTGTTTCCCTTTACGGTATTAAAGACGATAAAATAGTTTACAAAATATGGGTCGATAGTATCGATAAAGAAAAACAAATTACTATCCCCAGAAATGATGCCGAAAGAATTGCTTTAAACTACGAGCAAATCATCCCTGAATACAATCAGCGTAATAATTTTAGAGGGGTTAGTAAACTTTTTAATAAACCGATACAGTTTAGGTTATTGGAAGATATCGAAGATCCCAAATATGCCCAGATATTTTTTACTCCAGAATTTGATTATAATCTGTATGACGGCATCGCCATAGGTCCCAAAATGTACAATACCACTTTTCTAGCCAAAGATTTTAGTTTTAAAATTTCTCCAAAATATGGTTTTAATAGTAACACTGTAGTAGGAAGCGCTAACATCGATTACACCTGGCGGTATCATAACCGGGATCTGCGAACCATTCGCTTAGGAATTGGTGGAAACCGCTTTTCGTACGCTTATGATCTTTTTTACCACCGATACACGCCTTATCTAAATTTCGTTTTTAGGCCACAGAATTTAAGAAACAACGAGCGACAAAGCTTATCTATTCGAAATATTAATGTGAACAGGGATAAAAATCCTTTTGATCAAAACCAAACCGCACCAAATTACAATGTTTTTAATGTTCGTTATGGCTTTAGCAACTCTTACCTGGTAGATCATACTTCAGCAGTTATCGATTATCAATTAGCAGAAAACTTCAGTAAGGTTTCACTTACGCTCCAATATCGTAAACTATTTAAAAATAACCGTCAAATCAATCTTCGTTTTTATGGCGGGACTTTTATTTATAGCGATTTACCCAAAAACTCTAATTATTTCAGCTTTGCTTTAGACCGCCCAACAGATTATCTTTTCGATTATAATTACTACGGAAGAAGCGAAGGCGACGGTTTATTCAGTCAACAAATTATCATGGCTGAAGGCGGATTTAAATCCCAGGTAATGCCTGAATATGCTAACCAATGGATTACTACAGTAAATGCCAGCACCAATAT